The following proteins are encoded in a genomic region of Tenacibaculum sp. 190524A05c:
- a CDS encoding carboxypeptidase-like regulatory domain-containing protein, producing MQKLLLKTLLLSIFCFSVYAQRIEISGVLTDKLGNIADAHIVNKTTKQGTFSKLNGEFKIKVQPDDVIVISSVQHHNQTFTYSKSALTNNQLKIFLYLKDYLLEEVEVRKTDLQGILSNDSKSIGKSNRQEVMENLGFDPFPKKMSKIDREIKTAYAGGVQIGLGAMVSLDYIINSMSGRIDMLEKQKKLLENEKKLKYMEYTYRHFITKSLNIDSSQVARFLYFSHFDTKFNESFNGGDIKIIHFLKEQAVLFKKDSL from the coding sequence ATGCAAAAACTATTACTCAAAACATTATTATTATCAATCTTCTGCTTCTCTGTTTACGCACAGAGAATAGAGATATCTGGAGTACTTACAGATAAATTGGGAAACATAGCTGACGCTCATATTGTTAATAAAACAACAAAACAAGGAACGTTCTCTAAATTGAATGGTGAGTTCAAAATTAAAGTACAACCAGACGATGTTATTGTGATTAGTTCTGTGCAACACCACAATCAAACCTTCACGTATTCAAAATCAGCCTTAACAAATAATCAATTAAAGATATTCTTATACCTTAAAGACTACTTACTGGAAGAAGTTGAGGTTAGAAAAACTGACTTGCAAGGAATACTTTCTAATGACTCGAAATCCATTGGAAAAAGTAATCGACAGGAAGTAATGGAAAATTTAGGGTTTGATCCTTTTCCTAAGAAAATGTCAAAAATAGATCGTGAAATAAAAACTGCTTATGCAGGTGGAGTTCAAATTGGTTTAGGAGCTATGGTTTCTCTAGATTACATTATAAACTCTATGTCGGGGAGAATTGATATGCTAGAAAAACAAAAAAAATTGCTTGAAAATGAAAAAAAACTAAAGTACATGGAATACACCTACAGGCATTTCATTACAAAGTCTCTTAACATTGATTCTTCTCAAGTCGCTCGCTTCTTATATTTCAGTCATTTTGATACTAAGTTCAATGAATCTTTTAACGGAGGTGATATCAAAATCATTCATTTTTTAAAAGAACAGGCGGTACTGTTTAAAAAAGATTCCCTGTGA
- a CDS encoding carboxypeptidase-like regulatory domain-containing protein — MKKKFLLLVIITLTKGVLLHSQEITIKGKIEDNVGIVKNVNILNTESKKGTFTDDEGFFSLKVKLGDKLEFTSIQHYKKEVYIDLNTIKTKTLNLKLQSKDYLLDEVEIKKTLLSGTLAVDTKFAKETKREEVMKNLGFNPYIKKKSQIERKIHTASTSSGIIPLGLLINTLSGRMRVLKKQREIAENETKMNYIDKNYRTHIIHDLKIDSINVDRFIYFMHLDKNFEEVYKKGDITLIPFLKEQATLFKRDSL, encoded by the coding sequence GTGAAAAAGAAATTCTTATTACTTGTTATTATAACTCTAACTAAAGGAGTTTTACTTCATTCTCAAGAAATTACCATTAAAGGGAAAATTGAAGATAATGTTGGAATTGTAAAGAATGTGAACATATTAAATACGGAATCCAAAAAAGGTACATTTACTGATGATGAAGGATTTTTTTCTTTAAAAGTTAAACTAGGAGACAAACTTGAATTTACCAGTATTCAGCACTATAAAAAAGAAGTATACATTGATTTAAATACGATCAAAACCAAAACTTTAAATCTTAAACTCCAATCCAAAGATTACTTATTAGACGAAGTGGAAATCAAAAAAACATTACTATCAGGAACACTTGCCGTTGACACAAAATTTGCTAAAGAAACGAAACGTGAAGAAGTAATGAAAAATTTAGGGTTTAACCCATACATTAAGAAAAAGTCTCAAATTGAAAGAAAAATACATACGGCTTCCACAAGCTCAGGAATTATTCCACTTGGCTTATTAATAAATACATTAAGTGGTAGAATGAGAGTATTAAAAAAACAAAGAGAAATTGCTGAAAATGAAACTAAGATGAATTATATAGATAAGAACTACAGAACTCATATAATTCACGATCTTAAAATTGATAGTATCAACGTTGATCGATTTATCTACTTTATGCACCTAGATAAAAACTTTGAAGAAGTGTACAAAAAGGGAGACATAACACTCATTCCTTTTCTCAAAGAGCAAGCAACTCTTTTTAAAAGAGATTCATTGTGA
- a CDS encoding TIGR02452 family protein yields the protein MKKSTRKLKAKETLEIIDNGYYQNEKDNTKIDISKEIEFCISNTKYYSSQDLENELNEDQEVKSDRVTEFEVKHEDSVSSIIRLSEYSKTMCLNFASAKNPGGGFLNGALAQEESLAVSSALYGSQMSVFDFYETHRNMKSCIYTDGMIHSPEVPFFRDKNGKLLATPVKCGIITSAAVNLGVVKLREVEVLDQVPAIMNKRIEKLLTLSEKYNYETLILGAWGCGVFQNDPKVIAKLFHQQFNGRFKNKFKKVVFAIYSRNEKFIEAFTELF from the coding sequence ATGAAAAAGTCAACAAGAAAATTAAAAGCAAAAGAAACTTTAGAAATTATAGATAATGGGTATTATCAAAATGAAAAAGATAATACTAAGATTGATATATCAAAAGAAATAGAGTTTTGTATCTCAAATACAAAATACTATTCAAGTCAAGATTTGGAAAATGAATTGAATGAAGACCAAGAAGTTAAAAGTGATCGTGTTACAGAGTTCGAGGTAAAACACGAAGATTCAGTAAGCTCAATCATTAGGTTATCTGAATACAGTAAAACAATGTGTTTAAATTTTGCTTCGGCTAAAAATCCTGGAGGAGGATTTTTGAATGGAGCTTTAGCTCAAGAAGAAAGCTTAGCAGTATCATCTGCTCTGTATGGTTCACAAATGAGTGTTTTCGATTTTTACGAAACTCACAGAAACATGAAATCTTGTATTTATACCGATGGTATGATCCATAGTCCGGAGGTTCCTTTTTTTAGAGATAAAAATGGAAAACTATTAGCTACACCTGTTAAGTGTGGAATAATTACATCTGCTGCGGTTAATTTGGGGGTAGTTAAACTCAGGGAAGTGGAAGTTTTAGATCAAGTACCTGCTATAATGAATAAGAGAATCGAAAAACTTTTAACCTTAAGCGAAAAGTATAATTACGAGACATTAATTCTTGGTGCTTGGGGATGTGGAGTATTTCAAAATGATCCTAAGGTTATAGCAAAATTGTTTCACCAACAATTCAATGGAAGATTCAAGAATAAATTTAAGAAAGTTGTTTTTGCCATTTATTCTAGAAATGAAAAGTTTATTGAAGCTTTTACCGAATTATTTTAA
- a CDS encoding NUDIX hydrolase, translated as MPAIQDIKVAVDAVVFGYDAKQLSVLLIKRGVEPFKDSWALPGGLVMDDESLETAVTRELKEETGVQIDYLEQLYTFGKPGRDPRNRVVSVSYFGLVRPNHFKIHAATDAKEVEWFPVKELPDLAFDHGTILNIAKERLKAKLQYQPIGFDLLNKEFPFSDLENLYTTILDHKIDRRNFRKKILSFEIVEETDKIHQKGSGRPAKLFKFNNKKYSQLLNEGFHFEIKIV; from the coding sequence ATGCCTGCAATTCAAGATATTAAAGTAGCTGTTGATGCCGTTGTATTTGGTTATGACGCAAAACAACTTTCAGTTTTATTAATTAAAAGAGGTGTAGAACCTTTTAAAGATAGCTGGGCATTACCAGGAGGTTTGGTTATGGATGATGAATCGTTAGAAACTGCTGTGACTCGTGAATTGAAAGAGGAAACGGGTGTTCAGATTGATTATTTAGAACAGTTATATACTTTTGGAAAACCAGGAAGAGATCCAAGAAATAGGGTTGTTTCTGTGAGTTATTTTGGATTAGTAAGGCCAAACCATTTTAAAATTCATGCAGCTACGGATGCGAAAGAAGTAGAATGGTTTCCAGTGAAAGAACTTCCTGATTTAGCTTTTGACCACGGAACAATTCTAAATATTGCTAAAGAGAGATTAAAAGCGAAGCTACAGTATCAACCTATTGGTTTCGATCTACTTAATAAAGAGTTTCCATTCTCTGATTTAGAAAATCTATATACTACAATACTTGACCATAAAATCGATCGTAGAAATTTCCGTAAGAAAATTTTAAGCTTTGAAATTGTTGAAGAAACGGATAAAATTCATCAAAAGGGGAGTGGTCGTCCTGCTAAACTGTTTAAGTTTAATAATAAGAAATACAGTCAATTACTTAACGAAGGATTTCATTTTGAAATTAAGATAGTGTAA
- a CDS encoding S8 family serine peptidase has protein sequence MKKINFKVAILTIASMGFFACNNAEDVATPNATDDISSDFIKNQYIVVLKEGTLKLPQTRGTKLAYENEMESLKKEVVADFEKLGVEETNLKGTFGYALQGFVADLTKREYENLLGDPRVESIERDFQISLEKYDDSQSRDNSSATRDFFPWGIDRVGGPANPINRTAWIIDSGIDLDHPDLRVNTGRSRTFVTTGADASSADDRNGHGTHVAGTVGALNNGFGVIGVAPGVDLVGLKVLAGNGTGDFSWTIQALDYVAANGRSGDAVNMSLGPRSRYTDNAIDRAVRNVANRGIRVVMAAGNSNDDSRFYSPARVNGTNIYTISNMDINERIAATSNYGSPVDYAAPGTDVWSTWPGGRYNRISGTSMAAPHVTGLLLSGGVTSDGRVRSDKDSNRDLIAVRR, from the coding sequence ATGAAAAAAATCAATTTCAAGGTTGCGATTTTAACAATCGCAAGTATGGGCTTTTTTGCCTGTAACAATGCAGAAGATGTAGCAACTCCCAATGCTACAGACGACATTTCTTCTGATTTTATTAAGAATCAGTACATCGTAGTACTGAAAGAAGGAACCTTAAAATTACCACAAACAAGAGGAACCAAATTAGCTTATGAAAACGAAATGGAATCCTTAAAAAAAGAAGTTGTAGCTGACTTCGAAAAATTAGGAGTTGAAGAAACTAATTTAAAAGGAACATTCGGATATGCTTTACAAGGTTTCGTAGCAGATTTAACAAAAAGAGAGTATGAAAACTTACTTGGAGATCCAAGGGTTGAATCAATTGAAAGAGATTTCCAAATTTCTCTTGAAAAGTATGACGATTCTCAATCTAGAGATAACTCTTCCGCTACTAGAGATTTCTTCCCATGGGGAATTGATAGAGTAGGTGGACCTGCAAATCCAATTAACAGAACTGCTTGGATTATTGATAGTGGGATTGACTTAGATCATCCAGACTTAAGAGTTAACACTGGTAGAAGTAGAACTTTTGTAACTACTGGTGCCGATGCTTCAAGTGCTGACGATAGAAATGGTCATGGTACTCACGTAGCAGGAACAGTTGGTGCATTAAATAACGGATTTGGAGTTATTGGTGTTGCACCAGGAGTTGATTTAGTTGGATTAAAAGTATTAGCAGGAAATGGAACAGGAGATTTCTCTTGGACAATTCAAGCTTTAGATTATGTTGCTGCAAATGGAAGAAGTGGAGACGCTGTAAACATGAGTTTAGGTCCACGTAGCAGATATACTGACAATGCTATTGATAGAGCTGTAAGAAACGTTGCTAATAGAGGAATTAGAGTAGTTATGGCTGCTGGAAATTCAAATGATGATTCTAGATTTTATTCTCCTGCTAGAGTTAATGGAACTAATATCTATACAATTTCTAATATGGATATCAACGAGAGAATTGCAGCTACTTCAAACTATGGTTCTCCTGTAGATTATGCTGCTCCAGGAACAGATGTATGGTCTACTTGGCCAGGAGGAAGATACAACAGAATTAGTGGTACTTCTATGGCTGCTCCTCATGTAACTGGATTACTTTTATCTGGTGGAGTTACATCTGATGGACGTGTTCGTTCGGATAAAGACAGTAATAGAGATTTAATCGCAGTAAGAAGATAA
- a CDS encoding ADP-ribosylation/crystallin J1, with the protein MKTLYRPVGEKEMLLIAESGFKNFPSRLEQQPIFYPVLNEEYASEIAEKWNTTDPFGNFLGFVTKFSITEEEFNKYQIENVGGKIHNELWVPSEDLDVFNSAIVGEIEVVKVYIGKEYQSSDSTIIKELIGKIERIEK; encoded by the coding sequence ATGAAAACATTATATAGACCAGTAGGAGAGAAAGAAATGTTATTAATTGCTGAAAGTGGATTTAAAAATTTCCCTTCTCGTTTGGAACAACAACCAATTTTTTATCCTGTATTAAATGAAGAGTATGCTAGTGAAATAGCTGAAAAATGGAATACAACTGATCCTTTCGGTAATTTTTTAGGATTTGTAACTAAGTTTTCAATTACAGAAGAGGAATTTAATAAGTATCAAATAGAAAATGTTGGAGGAAAAATTCACAATGAATTGTGGGTGCCATCGGAAGATTTGGATGTTTTTAATTCAGCAATTGTTGGAGAAATAGAAGTTGTCAAAGTATATATAGGAAAAGAATATCAATCTTCAGATAGTACAATCATTAAAGAATTAATTGGGAAAATTGAAAGAATAGAAAAATGA
- the prs gene encoding ribose-phosphate diphosphokinase, with the protein MILNLDPSFQPLGANQIDFESFVFSGGEPHIKIKTDVKDISEVSVTMRIKSFNDFGLLICTVDALRRSGVSIINVFIPYFPGARQDRVMIPGEPLTVKVYAEILNDLCVDKVIVFDPHSEVTPAVLDNCEVVTNYTFIEKVIQKIGKEVLLISPDGGALKKIYKVSEYLGGIAVIECSKKRNVTNGKLEGFKVYEEDLQGKDCLIVDDICDGGGTFMGLAEELKKKNAGDLYLAVSHGIFSKGVESLQEHFTQIFATDSFRDVEGIIQLKLNDILN; encoded by the coding sequence ATGATTTTAAATTTAGATCCATCTTTTCAACCACTAGGAGCAAACCAAATTGATTTTGAATCTTTTGTTTTTTCTGGAGGTGAACCGCACATTAAAATTAAAACAGATGTAAAGGATATTTCGGAAGTATCCGTTACCATGAGAATTAAATCATTTAATGATTTCGGATTGTTGATTTGTACTGTTGATGCTTTAAGAAGAAGTGGTGTTTCTATTATCAATGTGTTCATACCTTATTTTCCAGGAGCAAGACAAGATAGAGTTATGATTCCAGGAGAACCTTTAACGGTAAAAGTGTATGCAGAGATATTAAATGACTTATGTGTGGATAAAGTAATTGTTTTTGACCCACATTCTGAAGTTACGCCAGCAGTATTAGATAATTGTGAAGTCGTTACAAATTACACGTTTATAGAAAAGGTTATTCAAAAAATAGGAAAAGAAGTGTTGTTAATTTCTCCAGATGGAGGAGCATTGAAAAAGATTTATAAAGTATCGGAATATTTAGGGGGAATTGCTGTGATTGAATGTTCTAAAAAGAGGAATGTTACTAATGGAAAATTAGAAGGTTTTAAAGTATATGAAGAAGATTTACAAGGAAAAGACTGTTTAATAGTGGACGATATTTGTGATGGAGGAGGAACCTTTATGGGACTTGCTGAAGAATTAAAAAAGAAAAATGCTGGTGATTTATATTTAGCCGTAAGTCACGGAATTTTTAGCAAGGGAGTCGAAAGTTTACAGGAACATTTTACACAAATTTTCGCAACGGATAGTTTTAGAGATGTAGAAGGAATTATTCAATTAAAGTTGAATGATATATTGAATTAG
- the pepE gene encoding dipeptidase PepE, whose product MKRLIVASTSTVHGSGYLEYLLPELTVFFSNIETIVFIPYARPGGISYGEYTSKAKEAFAKINIEVKGIHEFDNPKEAISKAEAFFTGGGNTFELVNQLYKNDVIDILKSRVESGIPYLGTSAGSNICGITMMNTNDMPIVYPPSFDTMEFIPFNINAHYLDPDPSSKHMGETRETRIKEFHVFNETPVLGLREGSWLEVSNNEIKLKGELSARLFRKGQKAVELPTETKITKETLA is encoded by the coding sequence TTGAAAAGATTAATAGTTGCAAGTACTTCTACTGTTCATGGTAGTGGTTACTTAGAGTATTTACTTCCTGAGTTAACAGTATTTTTTTCTAATATAGAAACTATCGTATTTATTCCCTATGCAAGACCTGGTGGTATTTCTTATGGTGAGTATACTTCCAAAGCAAAAGAAGCTTTTGCTAAAATTAATATTGAGGTTAAGGGAATTCACGAGTTTGATAACCCCAAAGAAGCGATTTCTAAAGCTGAAGCGTTTTTTACAGGTGGAGGAAATACTTTCGAGTTGGTCAATCAATTATATAAAAATGATGTGATAGATATCCTAAAAAGTAGGGTAGAATCTGGTATTCCATATTTAGGAACAAGCGCTGGAAGTAATATCTGTGGAATTACAATGATGAATACTAATGATATGCCAATTGTTTATCCGCCAAGTTTTGATACGATGGAATTTATTCCGTTCAATATCAATGCGCACTATTTAGATCCAGATCCATCTTCTAAACATATGGGGGAAACCAGAGAAACTAGAATTAAAGAATTTCATGTTTTTAATGAAACTCCAGTTTTAGGTTTACGCGAAGGAAGTTGGTTAGAAGTTTCTAATAATGAGATTAAACTTAAAGGAGAATTGTCTGCTAGATTGTTTAGAAAAGGTCAGAAGGCAGTTGAATTACCTACAGAAACTAAAATAACCAAAGAAACTTTAGCATAA